GGTGAGCAAGCCGAGCGACGGGGGACAGTCGATGATGATGTAGTCGAAGCCCTGTTCCTGCATGAACGGGGTGCTCAGCGCGTCGTGGAGACGGTACTCGCGGCGCACCATGGACACCAGCTCGATCTCGGCGCCGGCCAAGTCGATGGTCGCGGGGATGCAGAAGAGGTTCTCGCTGGCGGTGGAGGGCTGCAGTGCCTGCTCGGCCGTGCACTCGCCGATGAGCATCTCGTAGCTCGACAGGGTGCCCGCGCGATGCTCGACGCCGAGCGCGGTGGAGGCGTTGCCCTGCGGATCGAGGTCGACAACGAGCACCTTGAGCCCGTTGAGCGCGAGCCCAGCGGCGATGTTGACGGAGGAGGTGGTCTTGCCCACCCCGCCCTTCTGGTTCGCAACAGTCAGGCGCCGGGGCTGCTCGGGTTTTGGCAGGCTAAGTTGGTTCGTTAGCACCTGGGCCGCCCGATGTGCCGCGGCGGCAATCGGCGTATCTTCCCAGTTCAGTTCCTCCATGAGCCCCTTCTTCACGGCTTTTTCGCGGCCCTCATGACCATGAGACCCGACAGACGTACTTCATCTACCTTAGTGGTTTTCACTCAGGCGCTCCACACCCGCTGCCCGCTAGCGCACCTTTGTCAGCGCGATGAGCG
This is a stretch of genomic DNA from Corynebacterium vitaeruminis DSM 20294. It encodes these proteins:
- a CDS encoding ParA family protein; protein product: MEELNWEDTPIAAAAHRAAQVLTNQLSLPKPEQPRRLTVANQKGGVGKTTSSVNIAAGLALNGLKVLVVDLDPQGNASTALGVEHRAGTLSSYEMLIGECTAEQALQPSTASENLFCIPATIDLAGAEIELVSMVRREYRLHDALSTPFMQEQGFDYIIIDCPPSLGLLTINAMTAVTEVLIPIQCEYYALEGVGQLLNNITMIRQHLNSELHISAILLTMYDARTKLAEQVSDEVRGHFGDVVLRTKIPRSVKVSEAPGYGQTVLSYDPGSRGAMAYMDAARELAQRGDFLPTEESGAIGVPPAGVRQEQAGAPADNHDEDHEG